One stretch of Candidatus Poribacteria bacterium DNA includes these proteins:
- a CDS encoding type II toxin-antitoxin system VapC family toxin, with product MRYLLDTNALLWFLDNDKKLSHRARQLIESSSHESFCSIASLWEIAIKTRLRKLDLGEPFEQMFPEQLHLNRIDILDITVDSLIKLTTLPFHHRDPFDRLIIAQGLVENLPIISVDTVFDAYGIDREW from the coding sequence ATGAGATACCTGCTTGATACGAATGCGCTGCTTTGGTTTCTCGATAACGACAAAAAACTGAGCCACAGAGCACGACAGTTAATTGAGAGTTCAAGTCACGAAAGTTTCTGCAGCATCGCCAGCCTATGGGAGATAGCAATCAAAACGAGGTTAAGGAAACTTGATTTAGGCGAACCGTTTGAGCAGATGTTTCCAGAACAACTGCATCTCAATCGCATTGACATATTGGATATCACAGTTGATAGCCTCATAAAGCTGACTACGTTACCTTTTCATCACCGAGATCCGTTTGACCGTTTGATAATCGCTCAAGGGCTTGTTGAAAACCTCCCAATAATTAGTGTAGACACCGTCTTTGATGCTTACGGCATAGACAGAGAATGGTGA